aaataatgtttggtCATTGCTCATTATTTTTGCATGAAACAAACCACTCAAACTTGTTTATGCGCACTTGCCTCCACTTTGTAGGACCTAATGGGAGCCATAGTTTCTTATATAAACCCTATATTAGACATGTTACCCACCCTTTTCAAAAAGTAGATTAACACAAATGATGGAAAAGGGAAATACCATCATCACTTGCAATATTATCTCAATCAATTTTTCTCATCTTTTCGATCCAATCACAACTATTTACCGCCAAgtgccatttttttttcactattcATTCACACAAACCTAACATGCTCATTATCATTGCAAAGTCATGTGTAATTGGATTATCAAATTAGGTTAGCggctaaaatttttaatttacacaaACTGGATTATGGATACTTTCAGTTATCAAGTAGAATAACatgttcaacaaatttttttaatattatatgacATAAAATAGGTTAAACAGATATCAAATCTGACTAAAATAGACTCTAATCCTTAATTCTTATATCATGTTAAGAAATGAACTTTAAATATAACTCAATCATACAAAACTAATTTTACAGTAagatttatacatatttatatattataaaatcatatctTGTTTATAGTCAACGTGAAACTTTCAACGAACGAATAATACTTGtatatattaacaattttgaataagaatattatatttgtataacgACGTTAAATGTTTAGAAACATAtcttttcataataatattaacctatgtttattcttttctttttgttgtttctaCCAAAAGTGTGTATAACCAAGTAATACAAGCTTTTGGATTGATTTTGACATATTCGGATTTTGAAAATAGTCTTGTTTACTTTTTCTATTGGTTTGAATTGTGAAAGTAAATGAATTATTTCGagattgtatttatttaaaaattaaatttaactcaaaaatTAAGGTTAAGCTTTTtgataatatttcttttacaacaagaatttatttattattattttttcataatttttttatctaaaattaaaaaaagaaacttaaatttaaaagtgattttatAAATTGCACGAACCTATATTGTATAGGTTCAGTGTGGGATGAGAAAGAAGGTTAACTTTAGGttgacaataatttatacaactttaatttttaacactTTTGATGTTGTTAAACAATATCATTaccttattttatattactttagcGTTAAAATGGTTgtctattaaataaaaatcagaAAATCTCCAAGAAgagatttaataaatataaaaaaatatattaataagttataaataacataatttaaatactcaaGGCTCGTATTTTTTAGGATCCATTAGGTTATATTGTCGATGACGATGACACAAAATAATTAAGGTTATGGTTCAATTTTTCTAGTACACAAATTTCTTTTAAGTACATTCAATGATGCTTGTGCTATTATGCTTTTTTGTCCAAATCAAATTTAACCATATAGAAATGGACACTAAACTAGTCAAGCTAATAAGttgaatcaatttaaataaGACAAAATTGGATATTATTATTCTCTTGAtctttattttaacaaaaatgattttttttttacaacacTTGCATTAGATTATAACTAACtcacttttaaatatattttggttattaaaaaagttaacttttatgaAAGAGAAAGATTGAAGAGTAAAATAGTAGATATAAGGTGTGTGTAAACATGTGTTAATTAGGTATCAAAATAATAGTAACCTTATTTTAAATACCCAATAATGAGTTGACTTGTTTACTATTTGAtcttgttataatttttttatacaatattaaattaaaataaaattgcattataAATGATACTACTATCTTGATTGAGGATGTTCATGGTTAATGGGGTTATATTCTTGCAAGAAAGTGTTGCACATGATTTATGTTCATTGCCTGTACTAAACCAACCATGAGTTGATGTGAGCATATATTTTGTGTTTGGACAACCAAAAACATCAACAAGATAAGAGACCATAGTTGttgatactattttttttcatcaaaatgtCTTTATTGAATCCCCGTTTGAATTCCAGAGTATTTCTacgaattttgttttattttttacatttttcttgaCGATAACAATATATACttatatagaaaatatatttaaaaatatttttttaatatattggtgttttaaacttataaaaatatatatttactattcGATACTCTCCTTCTACAACTATTGGTGTTTTAACCTTTTATTCTTATTCCAAAACTgttgatatttaataaatttaaattttattcattattaatgGTCGTACATAACAGCgttaaaaataagatttaagtgtaatttttatatatttaagtaaaacAATTATGCATTTTAGGTACATCTGtgaatttctttatttaatattttaagtcttataaatttgtatatttttaattgagtttttcttaatttaatttttatattttttaattaagttcttGTCACATATTTTTTTCGTTAATTGATTTATGTGATTATTATCTTcatcttaattatttatcttcACATGTTAAGCCTTATGGGATTTTCTTAATATCGTAAAACAGtagttaatataaaacatgtaaCATTAAACTTCATATTTATTACAAGGTGGATAAGGAAGTAAGATGACAAGAATATAATAATCATTGTCAACAATGactcaaaaaatatataattttgagtacctaataaacataaaaaaatctaatagaaacttaattaaaatacacaattttaaaaggatttgaaacttaattatgttggtttataaaaatataaatacaataaacTCTCATATAATTAACGGTTCTAATGTTCCCAAGGATtaggaatgtcaaaaaaatGTATACCTGCAGGTATCCACAGATAAAACCCGTAggaaacatatattaaaaatggagatttaattactcggatggtacccactttggtaagagtgtgtcaatttggtacctgcgaaaaaaaaatgtcaattgcgtcttcacttttgaaaaaatgcttCAATCAAGTCCCTTTCAGAACAAAATAATTAACGCCGTTAACGACACGTCACATATCActctctagttttttttttgttttttttaattctttttgtaattttttttgccacgtgtcaagtccatgttgtgacacgtggcaatgtcagtgccacgtggcaagaTAATGCCACGTGGCAGGATAATGCCACGTGTGACAAATGTCATTGttgtaatttcaatttagtactcatATTTATCTCagtgtttcaatttagtccccactTTTGTGTTTAtggttcaattttgtcccaatttttttcaataattgaagtatattttttaattcattttttataagattaaaactaattaagtataaatatttttacaaaattaggtacttatatttatattaaaatttattggtcaAAGACAAGATAtgggttaataatatacaataacgCAATATgctaaaaaatcatttttaataaaaaatattagtataacatttatacaaataatagatTTGGTCTTGAATTGGACAGAGACAATTTtgctctattttgaaaaagaaaaagtggatgattatattgttctattagtataacattttttttaccactaaattttaatataaatatcagtacttaatgttgtaaaaatatttttacttaattacttttaatcttATGAAAATGTGACTTAAAAAATGtacttcaattattaaaaaaaaatgggacaaaattgaaccaaagacACAAAAGTGGGGACTAATTCGAAACAATAAAGTATATATGGGTACTGAATTGAAATCAGTATAATGACATTTGCCACACGTGGCATTATCCTGTCACGTGACACTAACATTGCCACATGTCACAACAAagacttgacatgtggcaacaaaaaaattttgcaaaaaaaaaaattaaaaaacctaGAGAGTGACACGTGGCGTGCCGTTAACggcattaattatttttttctgaaaggaaCCTGATTGaggcactttttcaaaagtgggacacaattgacacttttttcccgcgagtaccaaattgacacactcctaccaaagtgggtaccatccgaaTAATTAAACCTAGAAATGGATATCCGCTACCCACaggtacgaatattttttatacccacatgttaacggggcgggtacgagtatcatagtatccgtacccgtggatacctgtACCTGCTAAACTTTAGTAAAAAACATTGTAACCTAATTTTCTCTAagctgcacatcttgtcttctgtcttcattcttccaacttcaagtattggtacattgtcttcttccaagtacaccccttgacattctttcctttctttaaGATTagacatatacatcaaatcatatatagataatgacgtttatggtacACTTGTCATCAAATGATGAAATcacaataagaatacttggcacgtggcaattgtggtttattatttgtttattttgtttatttttcaggaatcaatcgaaGAGAGTGAGCttgttgatcaaagcactaattaaagaatttccattgtattgaacatcattttatatttacttttataattatttggacttgtatgaacttgagtttatttgaactttatttaaaatttatgacactgatgtattttatttcaatttatgattaaatatttattttttaaataattttgtaaatacccgcgggtaccagtggatacccgcggatatgaaaaaaataggcggatacccgacgaatatgggtacgggtacggggtaGATATTTATCCAGTGGATAGGGTACGAGGTAGATATTTATCCAGTGGGTAGGGTACAAggcccgtaccctacccgccccgttgacatccctatcgAGGACTAAAAGTGGAAGCTTACATGAGAACATTAGATTTAGTACATGTGTTCCACCTCCACATGTAGATCACCTTGAGTTTCCTCTTGATTTTCTCTTCTAatgggaagaaagagaaaggaacATAATAATACACCAGATCATAATCCTTTATGTAACTgcaattatttacttaatttcaatatttctaaTTTGACCCCTTCatcaaatttgaatattattgaCATCTACACATTTAATATATCATGACCCATATATGCTCTTAGCcaaagatttaattaattagatcaCGTTGATACTTTGAATCATAATATAATGACcctaacatatttaattttatatatatatatatatatatatatatatgtatgatcCTAAATTGCAAACAAATTAAGCCTTCACAAATATTAGTTAGTGAGACTTTAAGTTTCATATTGaatagaaataagaaaattcatcaacatataagaaaaaaaacttacgAGTCTATcgtcttaagattttgagttAAAAGTGATGTTAATCTCTTATATAGATTTGACTCAAATCTCATTGATATTATGTTTAGCAGTGGAGTTTCATTGGAGTGCGGGTGGTATCAGCCTCGTACCCCATTGCTAGATTCATTGTTTTCTCAACGAGAGTAAAGACAAGATCAATGTTATTGGAGATCAAGGACAATGCACTTGTTTCGTAAATTTGTTCACATGCAAGGTAAGGGTAATGCAACGCATGTATATGAGGAAGAAAAACTTTTACCCTACTTACGACATGTGGAGAATAAATTCTAATAGCTTTACATGAATACTATAAACATTAAAACTAAgctcaatttgaatatattattttgactctcCAAAAATTCATTTGCATAGACATTTGATGTGATACAACTAGATCaagaatgaaaatttataatatttatcaaaCTCTTCATATAAAATCTTTTAACCATATTGCATTAACTCAATAAATTCTCCAATATCATCATTTGTGGCATGGCTTGACTCTGTACCCATTTCCTTATCATCCACCGTGTCAAACATcaaattattaacaataattCTTTCATTACCTTCTTGTAGCATTACAAGTGTTTCATCTATCACATTTACTCCTCATATCTTGCCATATAGAAGCCATAATGTACATCCTTTTGGAAAAGGTTAAAGAATCATGTGCTCATACACTACTTCACGATCCTGCCATTtgttaaaattgtattttttacaTGAACATACTATTTCGCCCCTTACAACACTATTGGCAAATGCAAAGtctaaaaatttgtttatgcCATCCATATATTGAGGTGTGTTTCTTGACATTTGGAAATGGGGTTTGTTTAGGCCAAAATAATTGATACATTATTTTAGGATAACAATAATATGCATAACAAAGGAGAATAATGAATCCTCCTTTCTTATCTAAAGTAGAAAAAACTGAATGAGCCAAGTTGGATCAATAATGCAATAAGAATTTCCAAAACTTTAGTATACAGCTCAAATAACAAGGTAATAAATTAAAcacaagaaaatataataaattttaatatcatgaATAATAGATGTTTATAGCTGgtctttaataatataattttagtgtAACTACACCCTCACACCACTTTGGCTAAAGTGATTGTTTAATTCTTTAGGTACTTGGTTTGCTAATCATTAATCatgataatttcaattttaaaagaaaggtctttttcatcaaaatttaaaaaaatgactcAAATTTGACGCATACTTCCTTAATCAAGGCACATGTAACACTTAATATAGGTTAGTGAGAGGTGACAGTAAAATTACTTCTTAAGCTATTGAACTAGTATGCCTAAAATCCTAATATGATCCAATAATTTTTGAAGTTAAATTTTTTGGCTTAATAGTTAAtcttagacatgtaaaaggtGTAGCTACGAGGAATACATGATCTTAGGTTACAAACTATGTGTTGACTCGTAATGTCCTTATCATATCCTATATATAGCTGACTTCCTTTATAGTTAGTTGAGAGAACTCTAACCCTATTAAAAGCTTTCTCCTTCTCGATATCAACATGATAAAGCCTTGTACTTTCTTTCAGACAAAGTTTCAAAAGGAATCATGTCATATGTTAGGGTGTAGCTCTTTCTACTTAATAGCATATCAACTTAAGCAACACCATTCGATTATAACTTGACCACCTAGATGACACATGCAACAATATTCTCCTTACAAATTGTTCCACTATGGATCAAACTTACAACCTTGGGTGTGATATCAATTTTTGGATTGAACGTTTATTTCtattaagaagtgaactttaagcaTAACTTAACCCCGCAAAATCGActtataagataatatttacaATCACTTATATGTTGTAAATTGACTTTATCATGAATCAATGTGGAATTTCAAACACACATGTTCATGCCAAAACATGTACATCTTGAACGTGTGACTAAATATTATTGGTGGTCCGATAACAGTTTGATAGATGATAGAACAATAAACTTCACTTGGATATGTTCTAACTCATAACTttgatatcatgttaaaaaGTAGACTTTAAATCCaactcaatcttataaaattggTTTCTAAGATGATGTTTGCACTCAATTATATACGATAAATTGACAATATTTCTAGTTGATATGAGACTTTCAATAACTAACAAgtcaaaaattatagttaataattaagataaaattcTTTCTAATTAAGAATGtaacaacttaaatataatatttggatTGTAACTTAATCCATATAATCTCTATCAcataataattattgaaaaaaaagcaCCTTATCGTAAAGAAATTCCTCAATGAACCTCTCATACAGTAGTCTAAACTCATAATCTTGATTTATGATATATcattaaagtaaaaagtaaataagTCCTTATAAGATGTTACATCCTTAAAGTCTAAAACAGGTAAgcatatgattttaaaataagatgtttTAAGGATATACAAGAATTATGTATGCTCTTTCATATTACTGCACTAAttgatatttcattttttattaatctcCATTGCACTTTCATTCCCATGTCACTGTAGTAAATGCACCCTTTAGCTTTCAAAcatattctttctttcttcagaCATGGATTcacctttttcttgttttttcttcttctcttcaatcTTCACTATCATTATccctccttttcttttcttctttctatggCCCACAAGACATGGAATCCCATTGCACCCCAAAATGCACATCCAATGCATGCTCTTTCATACAAACCCACCTCATCCCATCACATGAGGTCCAATCAAAACCCACAAAGGACACGTGTACGGTGATAGGAGCATGGGCCTGAGGGGACTAGGTGGGATTGGGGGCTCACAATCTTTGCCTTGAAATGACAAGAAAGAGGTAGTAGCTTCTTGCATAGAAAACCTTACCTTCCTCAAAGAGTGCAAACTGCAATATTAAACTTGTAGGCCATTTTACAAAAGTAAGCGTGCAGaagcaaataaataataacacaGGACTTGCAAAAAAGCAAAAGGGGAAAAATCATTGAATATTCTTATTGTCCAAAACATCATTTTGGAGAATTTTTATATCCTCTTACGACAGATTCGATTAACTGTTTTACGTCTTGTATCATTCAAATATTAAACAACAAAACTTTGAGTGAAGTTGTTTTCTGAATCAAATTTAGACAATTTTTAACAACTCTATAGCCTCATGCAAATTCACCATCATTTCTTGTTAAAACCTCGGATGTTTACCTTAAAATGAAACTCTGTTGTTTTAATCATATTgcttacaaaatataattttttaatttctatttatcCTATAATATTATCACTCTTAGTTGTATacattttaatagattttatGCAAAAAGTGTATTGTTTTTATACAATAGTAACTCAACAATTTAACTTAATACCATATTTTTAAACAACAAactcatattttatttcaatgcTACAACTCTCAAGTggcttatatttttatattttcatatgaatgtaattttcaataaaatattttaaacaacaagttaaattttttatttttaagaagaagtgactctttatatatttaaaaaaaccatGCCTAATTCCTTAATTTAAGCAATGCAATAAAAAATTCTTTGATAAATCTATCAAGAAcctatattaaatatttaatacaatcattattatgaatatcAAAAAGACAATAAGAAAGTGGGAAATTAATTCCGAAACACATGTTAAGTAAtagtacaatttaaataaaagaagtgAATGTTTAGCCTAgtatagttataaaaaaaaaaaaaaacatttaacgGTGCATGATTTGTAGAATTGCATCATAGCCGTGGAATGAACATAGAATCAGACACTGGCAGAGACCTTAACCTCACAACATTGGTTACACTCTCAGTCAACAGCGTGTCAGCTTTCCCAGAAAAGAGAGCCTCTTTCTTTGAACTTCTCACACAACACACTAcaacctctctctctctctctctccctttctctttctctttcgcTATAGTTCATGGCGTTTCTCAAGTCTTTCTCTCTCTACATTTCCATGTCCTTggtcttcttcctcttcttttgCTTCTGCAAAGCCAGTACTACCGCCACAAAGTCATTGTCCCCTTCACCCTCCACTTCCTCTGATGTTGAACTTCTCTTGGGAAAAATCAAAGCTTCACTGCAAGGTAACTCTGACAACCTTGTTTTGTCTTCATGGAACTCCTCTATCCCACTTTGTCAGTGGAGAGGCCTCAAGTGGGTGTTCTCCAGCGGCACTCCTCTTTCATGCACTGACTTGTCTTCTCCACAATCTACCAACCTTACACTCCACAAGGACCCTTCTCTTCACTTGCTTTCTCTTCAGCTCCCATCAGCAAATCTCTCTGGTTCCCTCCCCAGAGAGCTTGGGGGCTTCCCTATGCTTCAAAGTCTTTACCTTAACATAAATTCATTGCAGGGAACCATCCCTCTTGAGCTTGGCTACAGCTCCTCCCTCTCTGACATTGATTTGAGTGACAATATGCTAAGTGGGGTTCTTCCTCCATCCATTTGGAACTTGTGTGACAGGCTTGTTTCCCTTAGGCTCCATGGTAATTCACTATCTGGGTCTGTTTCTGAGCCTGCATTGCCCAACTCATCCTGCAAGAATTTGCAGTTGCTTGATTTAGGAGGCAATAACTTTTCTGGGAGTTTCCCTGAGTTCATGACAAAGTTTGGTGGGCTAAAGCAGCTTGACCTGGGGAACAACTTGTTTATGGGTACAATTCCTCAGAGCCTTACTGGGCTGAGGCTTGAAAAATTGAATCTTTCCCACAATAACTTCAGTGGGGTTTTGCCTTTCTTTGGAGAATCCAAGTTTGGTGTGGATGCTTTTGAGGGGAATAGCCCTGGTTTATGTGGACCACCTTTGGCAAGCTGTGCTAGGACCTCTACACTGAGTTCTGGTGCAGTTGCTGGCATTGTTATTAGTCTTATGACAGGAGCTGTGGTTTTGGCCTCTTTGCTGATTGGGTATATGCAGAACAAGAAGAGGAAGGGGAGTGGAGAGAGTGAAGATGAGTTGAATgaggaagaggaagatgaagagaATGGTGGTAATGCTATTTGTGGAGCTGGTGAAGGGAAGCTTATGTTGTTCCCTGGAGGTGAGAATTTGACATTGGATGATGTGTTGAATGCAACTGGGCAAGTTTTGGAGAAGACTTGTTATGGGACAGCTTATAAGGCTAAGCTTGCTGATGGAGGCACCATTGCTTTGAGGTTGTTGCGAGAAGGTAGCTGCAAAGATAGGGCTTCATGTTTGTCGGTTATAAAGCAATTGGGAAAAATTCGCCATGAGAATTTGATTCCTTTGAGAGCTTTCTATCAGGGGAAGAGAGGGGAGAAGCTCCTTATCTATGACTATCTGCCTCTCAGAACACTTCATGATCTTTTACATGGTTTGTTCAACATACAATCTTCCACTATTGCAGTTCTTGTTATTGTTTCTATATTTCAATCATACACTTGCACAATGGCACTTAAATTAACATTCCTATAATATGTCAATGTGTCCAAACGAAGAACCAAAATGCTCATGAATTTTCAGCctaaagagaaaagaaattatACCTACTGGTACACCTCTGAACAATCATGATATCTATTGTAAGAAATTATTGAAATGGGGTGCTGATGAATTTTCAGCCATAAGAGAAAAGAAACTATACCTTCTGTCATATCTTTGAACAATCATGATATCTTTGAACTATCCTTTTTGTGTAGCTTCTTCCTCTGTTTGTTATTCTTGATCTCCCATTGCAGAAAATTCATAATCCAAAATCAATAACTATGTATAACCAAGAAGTTGCATCCTTCCTTATATCTGTAATGTAATcatatat
This region of Vigna unguiculata cultivar IT97K-499-35 chromosome 5, ASM411807v1, whole genome shotgun sequence genomic DNA includes:
- the LOC114185672 gene encoding putative kinase-like protein TMKL1, producing MAFLKSFSLYISMSLVFFLFFCFCKASTTATKSLSPSPSTSSDVELLLGKIKASLQGNSDNLVLSSWNSSIPLCQWRGLKWVFSSGTPLSCTDLSSPQSTNLTLHKDPSLHLLSLQLPSANLSGSLPRELGGFPMLQSLYLNINSLQGTIPLELGYSSSLSDIDLSDNMLSGVLPPSIWNLCDRLVSLRLHGNSLSGSVSEPALPNSSCKNLQLLDLGGNNFSGSFPEFMTKFGGLKQLDLGNNLFMGTIPQSLTGLRLEKLNLSHNNFSGVLPFFGESKFGVDAFEGNSPGLCGPPLASCARTSTLSSGAVAGIVISLMTGAVVLASLLIGYMQNKKRKGSGESEDELNEEEEDEENGGNAICGAGEGKLMLFPGGENLTLDDVLNATGQVLEKTCYGTAYKAKLADGGTIALRLLREGSCKDRASCLSVIKQLGKIRHENLIPLRAFYQGKRGEKLLIYDYLPLRTLHDLLHEAKAGKPVLNWARRHKIALGIARGLAYLHTGLEVPITHANVKSKNVLVDDFFAARLTDFGLDKLMIPSIADEMVAQAKTDGYKAPELQRMKKCSSRTDVYAFGILLLEILIGKKPGKNGRSGEYVDLPSMVKVAVLEETTMEVFDVELLKGIRSPMEDGLVQALKLAMGCCAPVASVRPSMEEVVRQLEENRPRNRSALYSPTETRSGSVTPF